A window of Streptomyces sp. NBC_01224 genomic DNA:
CGCCGTTCCCGACGGACAGGTCACCGTCATCGTCGGCCCGAACGCCTGCGGCAAGTCGACCACGCTGCGCGCCCTCGGCCGGCTCCTCAAGCCGCGCGGCGGCGCCGTGCTCCTCGACGGCACCGAGCTGTCGAAGATCCCCACGCGGAAGATCGCCCAGTCGATCGGGCTGCTGCCGCAGACCCCGGTGGCCCCCGAGGCGATCACCGTCTCCGACCTCGTCGCCCGCGGCCGGCAGCCGCATCAGCACTGGTGGCAGCAGTGGTCGGAGGAGGACGAGCGGGCGGTGACGGACGCGATGGAGCGTACGGACATCACCGCACTCGGCAACCGGCCGGTGGACGAGCTGTCCGGCGGGCAGCGCCAGCGGGTCTGGATCGCGATGGCGCTCGCCCAGGAGACCGATCTGCTGCTGCTCGACGAGCCGACCACGTACCTCGACATCGCACACCAGGTGGAGGTCCTGGACCTGGTGCGCCGGCTCACCGCACCGGCGACGGACCGCGCTCGCGGCCGGACCGTCGTCACCGTGCTCCACGACCTCAACCAGGCCGCCCGGTACGCGGACCACCTGGTCGCCATGAAGGCGGGCCGGATCGTCGCCGAGGGCCACCCGAACGACATCGTCACCGCCGGTCTCGTGCGCGAGGTCTTCGGCCTGGACGCGGTGATCGTCCCGTGCCCGGTGACGGGTTCGCCGCTCGTGGTGCCGGGGGCTCCTTGGCAGGCCACGCCGGCGCCGTGACCCGCGCTCCGGTTTCCGGCAGGCCCGGGTGGGCGCCCGCCAGGACGGTTGCCCGGCACTGCGGGCCACGCTCGTTCCCCGGACTCCCGGCTCCTGCGCCGCGTTCGAACGGTGGAGCCCCCACGGGGCCCAGGACCCCATCGCCCCTGGCGACCCGGTGACCCGCAGCGGCCGACCGCAGACACCCGTGACCAACCACCCCGACCCCGACGAAGGGCCCTCCATGACCACCTTCACCCGCCGCCGCGGCGTCACCCTCGGCGCTCTCACCCTGGCCGGCGCCCTCGCGCTCTCCGCCTGCGGCTCCTCGGACTCCGACAGCGGCAACGACAGCGCCTCCGGCACCGCCAGGACCCACACCATGAAGACGGCCATGGGGGACGTCGAGGTCCCCGTGAACCCGCAGCGCGTCGTGGTCCTCGACACCGGTGAGCTGGACTCCGCACTCACCCTCGGCGTGCAGCCGGTCGGCGCGACGCACTCGGCGACGGACGACGGCTTCCCCGCCTACCTGCCCGAGAGCCGGACGAAGGACATCAAGGAGGTCGGCGAGATCGCCAACCCCAACCTGGAGACCGTCGCCTCGCTGAAGCCGGACCTGATCCTCACCAGCAAGGTCCGTGACGGTGACCGTTACGAACAGCTCAGTGCGATCGCCCCCACCGTGATGACGGAGTCCACCGGGACCGCCTGGAAGGAGAACTTCCAGACGCACGCGGAGGCGCTCGGCAAGCAGGCCGAGGCGAAGAAGGTCGTGGCCGAGTACGACGCCCATGTCGCGGACGTGACCGAGGCGATCGGCGGCAAGGAGAAGGCGGCCGCCACGGACGTCAACTTCGTCCGCTTCGTCGAGGGCGCCGACATCCGCATCTACGGCAAGCAGAACTACATCGGCTCGATCCTCGCCGACCTCGGCATGGGCCGCCCCTCGATCACCGACAAGGCCAAGGACGGCTTCTCGTACGACGTGTCCCCCGAGAAGATCGACCTCGCGGACGCGGATGTCATCTTCACGTCGACGTACGGCGACCCGGAGAAGGCGGGGGCGACCAGGACGATGAACAGCGGCCTGTGGAAGGGGCTGACGGCGTCCAAGGGCGGAAAGGTCTTCAAGGTCGACGACCGCCTGTGGATCGCGGGCATCGGGTACACGGCCGCGGACAAGATCCTCGACGAGTTCCAGACGGATCTGACGAAGTAGGGAGCGGGGCCCACAATGAGAATCGCTCAGCGGTAGCCGAGTCCCCGCAGCGTGACCTCAAACCGTGCTGCGGCGGCACGGCGTCGGTGCTCCAGATCCGTGAACGAAACCGCGTACCTGTCGCCCCATGACAAGAACATGTCGACCAGCTTCTGCCGCTTCACTCGCACGAGACTCCGCAATCGCGACCGGAGATCGTCCCCGAGGTCCTTGAGCACCCTCTCGCGCGCCGGTTCCTCGGGGACTTGCAGCGACCGGTCGCCGGGACGTGGCGGCGCCGAGGGCCGCTCACACCACGACGAGGCGCACCCGATCGCCGCACAGTTTGTTCATGTCCTCAACGTCGGACGTCAGCATGACGACGGGGCGTCGCTGCCGCAGAGCCGCCTCGGCCACGGCGGCGTCGATGGCGTACTTATGGCCGTGCAGTCCTGCCGCCATCAATAGCGTCGAGGCCGCCTTCGCCTCTTCGTCGCCCACCGGGACGGTGCGCAGACCGGACAGCACCCAGGCCAGCCGGGCCTTGTTGGTGCGGGCGTGCACGGCTTCGATGATGGTGAGCGCGGAGATGACCACCTCCATCCCCCTGGACCGCGCCTCCGCGACCAGGGCCACCACCGCCTCGTCATCACCGAGCAGCTTGGAGAGCCCCTCGCTGTCGAGGACGAGTGTCCCTTCGTGGATCAGCTTGCGGCGGGCCACTGGCCCTCCTCGTCGAAAACTTCGTCGAAGACCTGCCGTGCACGCTGTCGCGCCTCCTCGGAGACCGGGCCCTTACGACTCTCGTAGTCCGCCAGGTACTCGTCCAGTACCTGCCCCCGGAGCTCCCGCTCGACGGCCGCGGCGATGAACGCGGAGAACTCCCGCTTGCCGGCCCGGGCACGAATCGCTTCGGCGGTCCCTTCGGGCAGAGAGAGGCTGACCCGCGTCGCGGGCCCCTCGCCGATGCCGTACGTCGTCTCGGACATGAGCCAATCTTATCAAACGAGTAGGAAATGAAGGGTTCTGTGCGCGGCGCTCCGTGGGAGCCGATCTCCACGCCCCGTACACCCCCGCCTACCCCGCCCGCTTCCGCGCCCGCCACACCAGGAAGACCGCCGACGCCACCGCGGCCGTGCGCACCACCACCGGCCACACCCCGCTCAGCGCCTCCGCCATCCCGTCCTGCGGGATCGGCTCGCCCCAGCGGCCCTCCGTCCGGCCCCAGAGCCAGACGAGTGCGCCCGCCACGACCACGCCAGGCAGCCCCATCGCGGCCCATTTCGCCTCCGCGCGGGACAACTTGCGCGAGCTGTACGCGAGCAGCCAGCCACCCGCCAGGGCCAGCCAGGAGCCCATCACGGCGCCCACGACCAGCAGCCCGGCGGCAAGCAGCAAAAAGGGGTGGGAGAAACCCCGGGCCCCTGACTCGCGCGGGGCTCGGCGGCGGAGGCCCGGGAGCCGTCGGCGTCGCGGCGCGGCCTCGTCGGTGCCGACGCCCTCGGCCGGACCGTCGTCCGCCGAGTCGCCCGTGCGCGGGCGCGGAACGGCGTCCCGGGCCGGCGGCGGCTTCATCATGTCCGGGATCTCGACACCGCCGACGAACCCCGGCACATCGACCCCGTCACCGAACGGCTCCGGCTCGATCCGCCACCAGTCGGGCTCGCTCCCGGACGGCCCCAGTTCGTCCGTACCGGCCATGTGCGGCGGCGAAGGCACCCGGCCGGCCGCCGCTTCCGGAGCCGCGGAGTCCGCGGGATCGCCGTCGTACTCCGATTCCCCGTCCGGCGCCTGCGACGCGCCCTTGGCGGAACTGTCTTTCCGGAGCATCCCCTTGCGCGGACGGGGGATGCCGCGCCCCTCCCCCGCGGCAGGTTCCGGCCGCTGGGGCAGCTCCACCGTCCCGTCCGCCGACGCGGCCGCAGCCGCGACCAGTTCGTCCGGTGTGCCGAGCCTCCCGATGATGCGGCGGACCGCCGCCGGGGTGTCCGCGGACTGCGTTCCACGCTGCCGGCCGATCTCGCCCCGGAGGGTCGAAACGAGCCTCATCCGGGTGCCCGAGGACAGCTGTTGCTGCTGTGCCAGGTCCCCGACCCGGCTCAGATAGTCGTAGACGAGCTGGTCGCTCTCGATCCCCACGCGATGGTTCCCCTCTGGCGCCTGCACCGACGGTAGCGCCCTCGGGCCTGTCCGGAGCGACTACCGTGGGACGGATGGGGATGACCACACCACCGCGGACGCTCGCAGAAGCTCTCCGCGCCCGGGACGACGAGTCGTTGGCGGGGCTGCTGCGTGCCCGCCCCGATCTCCTCACCCCCGTACCCAACGACATCACTCAGCTCGCGACGAGAGCCGGCACGCGCGCCTCCGTCGTACGCGCCCTGGAACACCTCGACCGGTTCGCTCTGCAGACCGCCGAGGCACTCGCCGTGGCCCCCGACCCCGCCTCGTACGAGACGCTGCTCGGCCTCCTCACCGGCGACGGCCGGGACGACGGCGAGCACCGCGACGACGCGGACGCGGCGATCGGGGACGCGCTGCCCGCCGCCCTGACCACCCTGCGCCAACAGGCCCTCGTCTGGGGCGAGGACGACCGGCTGCGGCTGGTGCGCACCGCGCGCGAACTCCTCGCGCCGTCCCCGCAGCACCCGTCCCCCACCGGCCTCGGCCCCACCGTCGCGGAGGCGACCGCCGGAATGTCGCCGGGCCGCCTCCAGGACATCCTGGCGACCGCCGGACTGCCCGCCACCCATGACCCGGTCTCCGCCGTGGCATCCCTGTCCGCGCTCTTCACCGACCGGGCCAGGATGGGCGAGCTGCTGGACACCGCTCCCGCCGAGGCCCTGTCCGTACTGGACCGGCTGGTGTGGGGGCCGCCGTACGGGGAAGTGACCCCGAACCCCACCCCGCCGGTGAAATGGCTGCGCGATCGGGGGCTGCTGCTGCCCGTGTCGACCCGCACCGTGGTGCTGCCCCGCGAGGCCGCCCTGCATCTGCGGGCCGGGCGCGCCCACCGCGTACCGGAACCGCAGCCGCCCGCCGTGGAGGCGGTCGCGAACCGTGATCCCCAGGCTGTGGACAGCGCGGCGGCCGGCCAGGCGTTCCTGGCGGTGAACACCGTCGAGGAGCTGCTGAAGAACTGGAACGGCGGCGGCCCCGCGATACTGCGCTCCGGCGGGCTCAGTGTCCGCGAACTGAAGAAGACCGCCACCGCTCTCGACGTCTCCGAGCCCGTCGCCGCGTTCTGGGTCGAACTCACCTACGCGGCCGGGCTGCTGGCATCCGACGGAGAGGCCGACGAACGGTACGCGCCGACGCCCGCGTACGACGACTGGGCCGAACTCCCCGCCCAGGACCGCTGGGTGCACCTCGCCACCACCTGGCTCGCCGCCACCCGCACCCCGGGCCTGGTCGGCGGCCAGGACGCCAAGGGCCGGGCCCTGTCCGCCCTCGGCCCCGACCTCGACCGTTCCGCCGCCCCCGAGGTACGCCACCGGGTCCTGGCCCTCCTCGCCGCCCTGCAACCGGGCACCGCCCCCGACCCGGAGACAGTGCTCGCCCGGCTGCGCTGGGAACGGCCCCTGCGCGGCGCCTCCGCCTCCGCCGGGGACACCACCGACCTGCGGTCCCGGATCGCCCTGTGGACACTCAACGAATCCGAGCTCCTCGGCATCACCGGCCGCGGCGCGCTCGCCGCGCACACCCGCGCCCTGCTCGGCTCCGGGCCGGCCGAGGCCGCCGCGCTGCTCGCGCCCCTCATCCCGGAGCCGCTGGACCACGTCCTGCTCCAGGCCGACCTGACGGCCGTCGCCCCCGGCCCGCTGGAGCGCCCCCTGGCGGACATGCTCTCCGCCCTCGCGGACATCGAGTCGAAGGGCGGCGCGACGGTCTACCGGTTCACCCCCGGGTCCGTACGCCGCGCCCTGGACGCCGGACAGTCCGCGGCCGATCTGCACGCGTTCCTCGCCGCCCACAGCCGTACGCCGGTGCCGCAGCCGCTCAGCTACCTCATCGACGACGTCGCCCGCCGCCACGGCCACCTGCGGATCGGCGCCGCCTCCTCGTACGTACGCTGCGACGACGAGGCCGTGCTGAACGAGATCCTCGCCGACAGGCGCTCGGCCACCCTGCGCCTGCGCCGCCTCGCACCGACGGCCCTGGCCGCCCAGATCGACCCCGCCTCCCTGCTCGACGGGCTGCGCGAGATGGGGTACGCGCCGGCCGCCGAGTCCGCCGAGGGCGACGTCCTGATCACCCGCGCGGGCGCCCGCCGCACCCCGCCCCGCACGGCCCCGGTCCCCGTGCCCGAGGGCCCCCCGGTCCCGGACGCCACGCTGCTCGGCGCGGCGGTGAGGGCGATCCGCGCCGGGGACACGGCCGCCACGGTGGTCCGCAAGGACCCGGCCGACGCGCCCGCGGCCCCGTCCGGCTCCCTGCCCCGTACGACCTCCGCCGAGACCCTTGCCACCGTCCAGGCCGCCGCGATGACCGGGTCGGCGCTCTGGATCGGCTACGTCAACGCGGACGGCGCGGCCAGCCAGCGCGTCATCGCCCCGGTCCGGGTCGAGGGCGGGTTCGTCACGGCGTACGACCACACGGCGGACGAAGTCCGCACGTACCCGCTGCACCGGATCACCGGCGTCGCCGAACTGGCCGACGACGCCACGCCCTGAGGCTTCACCCGCTCAAGCCCGGTCCGGCGGCGACAGCAGCCACCGCCACCGCGGCTGCTCCGTCACCACGGCGGCCCCCGCCAGCACCGTCGCGCACACCGCCACCCACACGGGCCACAGCAGCCACGAAGACACCACAGCCGCCCCGAGCTCCATCAGCACCATCGCAATCGTCGCCCAGCCCGGCACCGCGACGATCACACCCTTCTTGTCCCCCGGCGTCGCGAACACCGCCGGCACCCCGATCAGCACCACCAGGGACAGCCCGGCCAGCAGCCAGGAGTGCCCGGCCAGCAGCCACGGCGTGGCCACCCAGGCCACGAGCTCCGTCGAGAAGCGCAGGACGGACGGTATGCGGTCGTCCGGCCGGCCTGATCGTTCCGGGGTCCTCGCCCCGGCAGCAGCATCGGTCATTCCTGGACCGTACGTCCCTGTGCGGAGCAGCACACCGCCCCATGGCCCCCGGATGGGGCACACTGGACGTTTGGCCGTTCCCGGCCGTTCCCGCAGCAGAAAGGGCCGACGCGCGTGACCGGACCCCTCATCGTCCAGAGCGACAAGACACTGCTCCTGGAAGTCGACCACGATCAGGCCGACGCCTGCCGTCGGGCGATCGCGCCCTTCGCCGAGCTGGAGCGGGCGCCCGAGCACATCCACACCTACCGGCTGACCCCGCTCGGGCTGTGGAACGCGCGCGCCGCCGGGCACGACGCCGAGCAGGTCGTCGACGCGCTCGTGCAGTACTCGCGCTATCCCGTTCCGCACGCGCTGCTCGTCGACATCGCCGAGACGATGGCCAGGTACGGCCGCCTCACGCTCTCCAAGCACCCGGTGCACGGTCTCGTGCTGACCTCGACCGACCGGCCCGTGCTGGAGGAGATCCTCCGGTCGAGGAAGGTCCAGCCGCTGGTCGGGGCACGGATCGACCCGGACACGGTGGCCGTGCACCCCTCGGAGCGGGGGCAGATCAAGCAGACACTGCTGAAGCTGGGCTGGCCGGCCGAGGACCTCGCCGGGTACGTCGACGGCGAGGCGCACCCCATCGAGCTGGCTGAGGACGGCTGGGCGCTGCGGCCGTACCAGAAGCAGGCTGTCGAGGGGTTCTGGCACGGCGGCTCGGGTGTCGTCGTGCTGCCCTGCGGTGCGGGGAAGACACTGGTCGGGGCCGGTGCGATGGCCCAGGCCAAGGCGACCACGCTGATCCTGGTGACGAACACCGTCTCGGCCCGGCAGTGGAAGCACGAGCTGGTGAAGCGGACCTCGCTGACCGAGGACGAGATCGGTGAGTACAGCGGTACGCGCAAGGAGATCCGGCCGGTCACCATCGCCACCTACCAGGTGCTGACGACCCGCCGCAAGGGCATCTACCCGCACCTGGAGCTGTTCGACTCCCGCGACTGGGGTCTGGTGATCTACGACGAGGTGCATCTGCTGCCCGCGCCCGTCTTCAAGTTCACCGCCGACCTGCAGGCCCGGCGCCGCCTCGGCCTCACCGCGACGCTGGTGCGTGAGGACGGCCGCGAGTCGGACGTCTTCTCCCTGATCGGACCCAAGCGGTTCGACGCCCCGTGGAAGGAGATCGAGGCGCAGGGCTACATCGCGCCCGCCGACTGTGTCGAGGTGCGGGTCAATCTGACGGACTCGGAGCGGCTCGCGTACGCGACCGCCGAGACCGAGGAGAAGTACCGGTTCTGTGCGACGACCGCGACGAAGCGGAAGGTGACGGAGGCGCTGGTACGCAAGCACCGGGGCGAGCAGACCCTTGTCATCGGGCAGTACATCGACCAGCTCGACGAGCTGGGTGAGCATCTGAACGCCCCGGTGATCAAGGGCGAGACGAGCAACGCCCAGCGCGAGAAGCTCTTCGACGCGTTCCGCGAGGGCGAGCTCAGCGTCCTCGTGGTGTCGAAGGTCGCGAACTTCTCCATCGACCTGCCGGAGGCGACCGTCGCCATCCAGGTGTCGGGGACGTTCGGCTCGCGGCAGGAGGAGGCGCAGCGGCTCGGCCGGGTACTGCGACCGAAGGCCGACGGGCACGAGGCGCGGTTCTACTCGGTGGTCGCCCGCGACACGATCGACCAGGACTTCGCGGCGCACCGCCAGCGGTTCCTGGCCGAGCAGGGGTACGCCTACCGGATCGTGGACGCGGACGAGCTGCTGACCGACAACTGAGGTCGGTGACCGACCCGTGCGCGCCGGTGATCGGCAGCGGCAGCAGGTCCGCCGCGATCACCGCGTGCGGCAGCAGCGCGAAGGCCGCGGCCCGTCGGCGGGCCGCGGTCCAGCGCAAGCGCCATGGCAGAACCCACGTGACGAACAGGCCCAGAGGTGTCACGTACAAAATCGCTCGGGCTCGCGGCGGTGAACGCCTCGGTGGACACCCGCCTCTTCCGCGTACTCGCCGAGGACGACCACGCCGAACGCGGCGCGGGCGTAGACCTTGACGGCACGCAGGGCGTCGCCGACGCGGTGGGTGTACGGGTGACCGGTGGCCGCGGTCGCGCCGTGCGCGGGGCCGGTCCTGCGAGGGTTCAGAGAGACGGTGCTCATGTACTCCATGGTCCTGCGCCCGGCCACTGAGGGCATCGACCCGCGGACGGAACCCTGAAGCGGTGCGCGTAGGTCTCCGGTCGCACGGCGTCCCCTACGGGACGGACCCGGCGTCAAAACCGTTGGACCGTGACGAGGACGGTCGATACAATCGCCGGTCTGCCCGCCTCCCGCACCGTGGTACCGGCCATCGCCGGCAGCCGGGGGAGCGCCGCCGACCGGACGGAAACCGGCCGACAGCCGTACGTACACCTGCGTGCGTACCCCGTGATCGATCCCCGAGCGGACCGCGTCACCCCCGAGCCATAGCCGGGGGCGAGGTGCGGTCCGCCGTCCTGCGTTGAAAAGCCGGAGGCAACACCGTGCCCGCGCACGAACACGAAAGCGACACCACCACCGATCCCCTGGCTCGTGAACGCGCCCATCTCGCCGCGTCCCGCTCCGCGTTGCGCGCCATGCGCGAGGACGCCCAGGCCCTCGACATCCGCGATGTCACCGCGAACTGGGTCAACGCGGCCGTCCTGCAGGCCCAGATCGACGAGCGCATCAAGTCCCTCGCCGATCTCGCCCACACCCCGCTCTTCTTCGGCCGCCTGGACTATCTGCACCGGGTCGGTGCCGAGCAGGCCGAGGGCGCCGAGGGAGAGCAGTTCTACATCGGGCGCCGTCACGTCCATGACGCCGGCGGCGACCCGATGGTCATCGACTGGCGTGCCCCCGTCTCGCAGCCGTTCTACCGGGCCTCCAAGAAGGATCCCCAGGACGTCGGCCAGCGCCGCCGCTTCGGCTACACCGGCGGTGAGCTGACCGCGTACGAGGACGAGCACCTCAGCGACCCCACCGAGGCCGCGCAGACCAGCAAGCTCCTCCAGGCGGAGATCGAGCGGCCGCGTGTCGGTCCGATGCGTGACATCGTCGCGACGATCCAGCCGGAGCAGGACGAGATCGTCCGTAGCGGTCTCGGCGGGACGGTCTGCGTGCAGGGAGGGCCCGGCACCGGTAAGACGGCCGTTGGCCTGCACCGTGTCGCGTACCTCCTCTACGCCCACCGGGAGCGCCTGGCCCGTACCGGCACGCTGGTCATCGGGCCGAACCGTTCCTTCCTCCACTACATCGAGCAGGTGCTCCCGGCCCTCGGTGAGCTGGAGGTGAAGCAGGCGACCGTCGACGATCTGGTGACAACGGACATCGAGGTGCGCGGCACGGACTCGGCGGCAGCCGCCGTCGTCAAGGGCGACGCCAGGATGGCGGAGGTGCTGCGGCGGGCGATCCGTTCCCATGTGACGCTGCCGACGGAGCCGGTGATGGTGGTGCGCGGTTCGCGCCGCTGGCGGGTGCCGGCGTACGAGCTGGAGGAGATCGTCACCGAACTTCTGGCCCGCGACATGCGGTACGGGGCCGCCCATGAGGCGCTTCCGCAGCGCATCGCGCACTCCGTCCTGGTCCGGATGGAGGAGGCCGGCGAGGCGCCCGACGACCGGGTGCAGAACGCGGTGGCCCGTACTCCCGCGGTCAAGGCGGCCGTGAAGGCGATCTGGCCCGCCGTCGACCCGGCCAAGCTGGTGCTGCGGCTGCTCTGCGACCCGGAGTTCCTGGCCGCGCACGCGGAGGGGCTGCTCACCGAGGACGAGCAGAAGACGATCCTGTGGACGAAACCGGCCCGGAGCGTGAAGTCGGCGAAGTGGTCGGCGGCGGACGCGGTGCTGATCGACGAGGCGAACGACCTGGTGGCGCGTACGCACTCGCTCGGCCATGTCGTGCTCGACGAGGCGCAGGACCTGTCCCCCATGCAGTACCGGGCGGTGGGCCGCCGCTGCACGACGGGTTCGGCGACGGTTCTCGGTGACCTCGCGCAGGGCACGACGCCGTGGTCGACGGAGAGCTGGGCGCAGGCGCTGCACCACCTGGGCAAGTCGGACGCGGTGGTGGAGGAACTGACGGCGGGCTTCCGTGTGCCG
This region includes:
- a CDS encoding ABC transporter ATP-binding protein gives rise to the protein MSSTRTSDTTATATSRLTVRELTLAYEERTVVHELDLAVPDGQVTVIVGPNACGKSTTLRALGRLLKPRGGAVLLDGTELSKIPTRKIAQSIGLLPQTPVAPEAITVSDLVARGRQPHQHWWQQWSEEDERAVTDAMERTDITALGNRPVDELSGGQRQRVWIAMALAQETDLLLLDEPTTYLDIAHQVEVLDLVRRLTAPATDRARGRTVVTVLHDLNQAARYADHLVAMKAGRIVAEGHPNDIVTAGLVREVFGLDAVIVPCPVTGSPLVVPGAPWQATPAP
- a CDS encoding HelD family protein: MPAHEHESDTTTDPLARERAHLAASRSALRAMREDAQALDIRDVTANWVNAAVLQAQIDERIKSLADLAHTPLFFGRLDYLHRVGAEQAEGAEGEQFYIGRRHVHDAGGDPMVIDWRAPVSQPFYRASKKDPQDVGQRRRFGYTGGELTAYEDEHLSDPTEAAQTSKLLQAEIERPRVGPMRDIVATIQPEQDEIVRSGLGGTVCVQGGPGTGKTAVGLHRVAYLLYAHRERLARTGTLVIGPNRSFLHYIEQVLPALGELEVKQATVDDLVTTDIEVRGTDSAAAAVVKGDARMAEVLRRAIRSHVTLPTEPVMVVRGSRRWRVPAYELEEIVTELLARDMRYGAAHEALPQRIAHSVLVRMEEAGEAPDDRVQNAVARTPAVKAAVKAIWPAVDPAKLVLRLLCDPEFLAAHAEGLLTEDEQKTILWTKPARSVKSAKWSAADAVLIDEANDLVARTHSLGHVVLDEAQDLSPMQYRAVGRRCTTGSATVLGDLAQGTTPWSTESWAQALHHLGKSDAVVEELTAGFRVPREVIAYASRLLPVISPGLAAVESVRESPGSLEVREVGDPAELDAAVLAACEESLRQEGSIGLIAADARIPALADALAAAGHAYLSPGEETTAESRLTLVPASLAKGLEYDYVVLDEPAAVVDGEPDERTGLRRLYVALTRAVSGLTVVHAAELPTHLV
- a CDS encoding DNA repair helicase XPB is translated as MTGPLIVQSDKTLLLEVDHDQADACRRAIAPFAELERAPEHIHTYRLTPLGLWNARAAGHDAEQVVDALVQYSRYPVPHALLVDIAETMARYGRLTLSKHPVHGLVLTSTDRPVLEEILRSRKVQPLVGARIDPDTVAVHPSERGQIKQTLLKLGWPAEDLAGYVDGEAHPIELAEDGWALRPYQKQAVEGFWHGGSGVVVLPCGAGKTLVGAGAMAQAKATTLILVTNTVSARQWKHELVKRTSLTEDEIGEYSGTRKEIRPVTIATYQVLTTRRKGIYPHLELFDSRDWGLVIYDEVHLLPAPVFKFTADLQARRRLGLTATLVREDGRESDVFSLIGPKRFDAPWKEIEAQGYIAPADCVEVRVNLTDSERLAYATAETEEKYRFCATTATKRKVTEALVRKHRGEQTLVIGQYIDQLDELGEHLNAPVIKGETSNAQREKLFDAFREGELSVLVVSKVANFSIDLPEATVAIQVSGTFGSRQEEAQRLGRVLRPKADGHEARFYSVVARDTIDQDFAAHRQRFLAEQGYAYRIVDADELLTDN
- a CDS encoding ABC transporter substrate-binding protein, translated to MTTFTRRRGVTLGALTLAGALALSACGSSDSDSGNDSASGTARTHTMKTAMGDVEVPVNPQRVVVLDTGELDSALTLGVQPVGATHSATDDGFPAYLPESRTKDIKEVGEIANPNLETVASLKPDLILTSKVRDGDRYEQLSAIAPTVMTESTGTAWKENFQTHAEALGKQAEAKKVVAEYDAHVADVTEAIGGKEKAAATDVNFVRFVEGADIRIYGKQNYIGSILADLGMGRPSITDKAKDGFSYDVSPEKIDLADADVIFTSTYGDPEKAGATRTMNSGLWKGLTASKGGKVFKVDDRLWIAGIGYTAADKILDEFQTDLTK
- a CDS encoding helicase C-terminal domain-containing protein — its product is MGMTTPPRTLAEALRARDDESLAGLLRARPDLLTPVPNDITQLATRAGTRASVVRALEHLDRFALQTAEALAVAPDPASYETLLGLLTGDGRDDGEHRDDADAAIGDALPAALTTLRQQALVWGEDDRLRLVRTARELLAPSPQHPSPTGLGPTVAEATAGMSPGRLQDILATAGLPATHDPVSAVASLSALFTDRARMGELLDTAPAEALSVLDRLVWGPPYGEVTPNPTPPVKWLRDRGLLLPVSTRTVVLPREAALHLRAGRAHRVPEPQPPAVEAVANRDPQAVDSAAAGQAFLAVNTVEELLKNWNGGGPAILRSGGLSVRELKKTATALDVSEPVAAFWVELTYAAGLLASDGEADERYAPTPAYDDWAELPAQDRWVHLATTWLAATRTPGLVGGQDAKGRALSALGPDLDRSAAPEVRHRVLALLAALQPGTAPDPETVLARLRWERPLRGASASAGDTTDLRSRIALWTLNESELLGITGRGALAAHTRALLGSGPAEAAALLAPLIPEPLDHVLLQADLTAVAPGPLERPLADMLSALADIESKGGATVYRFTPGSVRRALDAGQSAADLHAFLAAHSRTPVPQPLSYLIDDVARRHGHLRIGAASSYVRCDDEAVLNEILADRRSATLRLRRLAPTALAAQIDPASLLDGLREMGYAPAAESAEGDVLITRAGARRTPPRTAPVPVPEGPPVPDATLLGAAVRAIRAGDTAATVVRKDPADAPAAPSGSLPRTTSAETLATVQAAAMTGSALWIGYVNADGAASQRVIAPVRVEGGFVTAYDHTADEVRTYPLHRITGVAELADDATP
- a CDS encoding DNA-binding protein, with the protein product MARRKLIHEGTLVLDSEGLSKLLGDDEAVVALVAEARSRGMEVVISALTIIEAVHARTNKARLAWVLSGLRTVPVGDEEAKAASTLLMAAGLHGHKYAIDAAVAEAALRQRRPVVMLTSDVEDMNKLCGDRVRLVVV